A section of the Nitrospirota bacterium genome encodes:
- a CDS encoding tetratricopeptide repeat protein, producing the protein MQYISFRKIIGKNANTATAIILFTVSVLTYLPVLHNDFVKYDDQHYITANLQIQRGLTFENVKWAVNGIVDGNWFPLTVISHMADISLYGLNPSGHHLTNVLIHALNSVILFIALTALGQTVWRGAFIALLFAIHPTRVESVAWVAERKDVLCALFCFLTIYLYAEYVRRPVVLRYLAVIFSFTLALMSKPMAVTLPFVLLLLDFWPLNRIKTQGSILRLLYEKIPLFLLVVISCFITFNVQKVSGAMTILPIDYRVENAVIGYAQYVYKLFIPVRLAVFYPLAQEISKPALLVSLIFVVTVSAVAISKIKINPYIFTGWFWFLGMLVPVIGLVQVGLQSMADRYTYMPYIGLFLIIANFSFDLYHKYERFKQLFYLVTVILAATMLSLTINQQHYWKDSITLFKHAVAVTKNNYVMYSNLGVALALNGDPQDGAEQLKKAIIANPNFSESYTNLGTVYLFQLKKPKEAVRCFEKSISINPNNADDYNGLGVVLALNGKEKDAIELFDKALTLDPTHSDAAKNKMIALKAIAKKGNAKL; encoded by the coding sequence ATGCAATATATCTCATTCAGAAAGATAATCGGCAAAAATGCTAACACAGCAACAGCAATTATTCTTTTTACTGTCAGTGTTTTAACATATCTGCCGGTGCTGCACAACGATTTTGTTAAATATGACGACCAGCATTATATAACGGCAAATCTGCAGATACAGCGGGGCCTTACGTTTGAAAACGTTAAATGGGCGGTAAATGGCATTGTTGACGGCAACTGGTTTCCTCTGACTGTTATTTCACACATGGCTGACATCTCTCTGTATGGGTTAAACCCCTCCGGCCACCATTTAACAAACGTACTGATTCATGCGCTTAACTCTGTAATACTGTTTATCGCTCTTACCGCTTTAGGGCAAACAGTTTGGCGGGGTGCTTTTATTGCTCTGCTTTTTGCCATTCATCCGACCCGTGTTGAGTCTGTGGCATGGGTGGCAGAGAGAAAGGATGTCTTGTGTGCGCTGTTTTGTTTTTTAACAATTTATTTATATGCGGAATATGTCAGAAGGCCTGTGGTTTTAAGATATTTGGCAGTTATATTTTCGTTTACACTAGCCCTCATGTCAAAACCTATGGCTGTAACTTTGCCTTTTGTGTTGCTGCTACTTGATTTTTGGCCTCTTAACAGAATTAAAACTCAGGGTTCCATATTAAGGCTCTTGTATGAGAAAATCCCACTTTTCTTACTTGTTGTAATCTCATGTTTTATAACGTTTAACGTACAAAAAGTAAGCGGTGCTATGACCATACTGCCTATAGATTACAGAGTGGAAAACGCTGTCATTGGTTATGCTCAGTACGTGTATAAACTGTTTATTCCTGTAAGGTTAGCGGTTTTTTATCCTTTAGCTCAGGAAATCTCAAAGCCTGCTCTTTTGGTTTCGCTTATATTTGTAGTAACAGTTTCAGCGGTTGCCATATCAAAAATTAAAATCAACCCGTATATTTTTACCGGATGGTTTTGGTTTTTGGGAATGCTTGTACCCGTAATTGGCCTTGTACAGGTGGGGCTTCAGTCAATGGCGGACAGATACACGTATATGCCTTACATTGGGCTGTTTCTGATTATTGCTAATTTCTCTTTTGATCTATATCACAAATATGAGCGCTTTAAGCAGTTGTTTTATCTCGTAACGGTGATTTTAGCCGCCACTATGTTATCCTTAACTATAAATCAGCAGCACTACTGGAAAGACAGCATAACGCTTTTTAAACATGCCGTGGCAGTCACAAAAAATAATTACGTGATGTACTCTAATCTTGGTGTAGCGTTGGCATTAAACGGAGATCCGCAGGATGGAGCAGAGCAGTTAAAGAAAGCCATCATCGCCAATCCAAACTTTTCAGAGTCCTACACAAACCTTGGGACAGTCTATTTATTTCAACTAAAAAAACCAAAAGAAGCTGTAAGGTGTTTTGAAAAATCTATCAGCATTAATCCAAACAACGCTGACGATTACAACGGGCTGGGTGTTGTGCTTGCCCTAAATGGTAAGGAAAAGGACGCAATTGAGCTCTTTGACAAAGCTCTGACTCTTGACCCAACACACAGTGATGCCGCCAAAAACAAAATGATTGCTCTTAAAGCTATAGCAAAGAAAGGCAACGCTAAATTATGA
- a CDS encoding bifunctional 3,4-dihydroxy-2-butanone-4-phosphate synthase/GTP cyclohydrolase II: MMDSVEAAIADIKAGKMVILIDDEDRENEGDLCMAAELVTPDAINFMAKFGRGLICLSLTPERVNHLNLHMMSAENTSSFGTAFTVSIEARKGVTTGISAKDRARTILTAIDAKTKPEDLARPGHVFPLRARPGGVLQRAGQTEGSVDLARLAGLIPAGVICEIMNDDGTMSRVPELKTFAETHNLKIVTIEDLIKYRLRNDRLIQRVAEVKLPTSYGDFNAIAYESMVDKSVHMALVKGDLHTVEPVLVRVHSECLTGDVFGSKRCDCGDQLHRSMELINTKGRGVVLYMRQEGRGIGLANKIKAYALQDSGMDTVEANIELGFKADLRDYGIGAQILVDLGLTDIVLITNNPRKIVGLEGYGLKVVDRYPIEVKPCEKNIVYLKTKKKKLGHMLDEV, translated from the coding sequence ATAATGGACAGTGTTGAGGCAGCAATAGCAGACATAAAAGCTGGCAAGATGGTAATTCTCATAGACGATGAGGACAGGGAAAACGAAGGGGATTTGTGCATGGCGGCAGAGTTAGTAACCCCTGACGCCATAAATTTTATGGCTAAGTTCGGGCGGGGGCTAATATGCCTGAGCCTGACGCCGGAGCGAGTCAACCATTTAAACCTTCATATGATGTCTGCCGAAAACACATCCTCATTCGGTACGGCATTTACTGTATCCATAGAGGCCAGAAAGGGTGTAACGACGGGTATCTCGGCTAAGGACAGGGCAAGGACAATTCTAACTGCCATAGACGCTAAGACAAAACCTGAGGATTTGGCGCGTCCAGGCCACGTGTTTCCACTTAGGGCGCGCCCCGGAGGTGTACTTCAGAGAGCCGGGCAAACCGAGGGTTCAGTTGATTTGGCAAGGCTTGCAGGGCTTATCCCTGCCGGCGTTATATGTGAGATTATGAATGATGACGGCACCATGTCAAGAGTGCCGGAGCTTAAAACATTTGCAGAAACTCATAACCTTAAAATAGTTACCATTGAAGATTTGATAAAGTACCGGCTGCGCAACGACAGGCTGATTCAAAGAGTGGCTGAGGTAAAGCTGCCAACCAGTTATGGTGACTTTAACGCTATAGCCTATGAAAGTATGGTTGATAAGAGCGTTCACATGGCTTTGGTTAAGGGAGATTTGCACACAGTTGAACCAGTCCTCGTACGGGTACATTCGGAGTGTCTTACGGGTGATGTGTTTGGTTCAAAGCGGTGTGACTGCGGAGATCAGCTTCACCGCTCTATGGAGTTAATAAACACAAAAGGGCGCGGTGTAGTACTCTACATGAGACAGGAGGGACGCGGCATAGGGTTAGCTAATAAAATAAAAGCCTATGCGCTTCAAGACAGCGGTATGGACACGGTAGAGGCCAACATTGAGCTTGGCTTTAAGGCAGACCTCAGGGACTACGGCATAGGGGCACAGATACTTGTGGATTTGGGGTTAACCGATATAGTTCTCATTACCAACAATCCACGTAAAATTGTAGGGCTTGAGGGATATGGTTTAAAAGTTGTGGACAGATACCCTATTGAGGTTAAACCATGCGAAAAGAACATTGTGTACCTTAAGACAAAGAAAAAGAAACTCGGCCATATGCTTGATGAGGTGTAA
- a CDS encoding riboflavin synthase, which yields MFTGITVSMGRVVSLKRRGTVVELSISDSVVLPAAKTGDSISISGVCLTVVENNAGTATFHVSEESLKTTALGTLTPQDRVNLEPAMAATDRFGGHFVTGHVDTVGTISAKKQTGHGGLDSVKIEIAIPAGFMKYVVRRGSVTVDGISLTVVDTDESGFSVVVIPHTLSVTTLGTKGPGDRVNIETDILGKYVERFITGYMENREQGGSKDLTLLTKLKEKGYM from the coding sequence ATGTTTACCGGTATAACGGTATCAATGGGCAGAGTTGTATCCTTAAAAAGGAGAGGCACTGTAGTGGAGCTTTCAATTTCAGACAGTGTGGTACTGCCAGCAGCTAAAACAGGAGACAGTATTTCAATAAGCGGTGTGTGTCTTACTGTGGTAGAAAATAACGCAGGGACTGCTACTTTTCATGTTTCTGAGGAGTCACTTAAAACAACAGCTCTTGGTACTCTCACCCCACAGGACAGGGTTAACCTTGAGCCTGCAATGGCCGCCACCGACAGGTTCGGAGGACACTTTGTTACAGGACATGTTGATACTGTCGGCACTATATCGGCTAAAAAACAAACAGGACACGGTGGACTGGATTCTGTTAAAATAGAGATAGCGATTCCGGCTGGATTTATGAAATATGTGGTCAGACGCGGCTCTGTAACTGTTGACGGCATTAGTCTTACCGTTGTTGACACAGATGAGAGCGGCTTTTCAGTGGTAGTGATACCGCACACGTTAAGTGTGACAACGCTGGGGACAAAAGGGCCTGGTGACAGGGTAAACATAGAGACCGATATTTTAGGAAAATACGTGGAGAGGTTTATTACAGGATATATGGAAAACAGAGAGCAAGGTGGGTCAAAAGATCTGACTCTCTTAACTAAATTAAAAGAGAAGGGTTATATGTAA
- a CDS encoding 6,7-dimethyl-8-ribityllumazine synthase — MKVIEGDLNASGLRICMIVSRFNDFITSHLLDGAVDAYLRHGGKDENITVIKVPGSFEIPMTALKAAKSGKFDAVVTLAAIIRGATPHFEYVSAEASKGIAMASIESGVPVSYGVITSDSIEQAIERAGSKSGNKGWDAAVTAIEMANVIKSL; from the coding sequence GTGAAAGTGATAGAGGGTGATTTAAATGCCTCAGGGTTAAGGATCTGCATGATAGTGAGCAGATTTAATGATTTTATAACAAGCCATCTGCTTGACGGAGCGGTGGACGCATATCTCAGGCATGGCGGCAAAGACGAAAACATAACTGTAATAAAAGTTCCGGGGTCTTTTGAAATCCCCATGACAGCGTTAAAAGCCGCTAAGAGTGGTAAATTTGATGCTGTAGTGACACTTGCCGCTATAATCCGCGGTGCTACTCCGCACTTTGAGTACGTATCTGCAGAGGCATCAAAGGGGATAGCAATGGCCTCAATAGAAAGCGGAGTGCCGGTAAGTTATGGGGTTATAACATCGGATTCCATAGAGCAGGCCATAGAGCGGGCTGGTTCAAAAAGCGGCAATAAGGGCTGGGATGCTGCCGTGACGGCTATCGAGATGGCTAACGTGATAAAAAGCCTATGA
- a CDS encoding metallophosphoesterase family protein encodes MPYAVISDVHANLTALEAVLKDIELRAIEDVYFTGDAVGYGPSPNQCVELLKKSCKILIAGNHDWAAINYTTADYFNDMALYAITWTADTLTNENITEIENFKLLKSSAERDALFVHATPKDPENWEYLMSINDARINFEHFEQRFCFIGHSHMPIMVSVDTESGKVITDKQRIELEADCRYIINVGSVGQPRDNDPRAAYAVVDDDTAEIVRVEYDIRKTQSEMESVGLPARLIDRLEYGY; translated from the coding sequence ATGCCGTATGCTGTCATATCAGATGTACATGCCAACCTGACTGCTCTTGAAGCCGTGCTTAAAGACATTGAGCTTAGAGCTATTGAGGATGTGTACTTTACGGGAGATGCGGTAGGCTATGGCCCCTCTCCAAATCAGTGTGTCGAGCTGCTTAAGAAATCCTGTAAAATCCTGATAGCAGGTAACCACGACTGGGCTGCTATTAATTATACGACAGCTGATTATTTTAACGACATGGCTCTCTACGCAATCACATGGACTGCCGACACTTTAACAAATGAAAACATCACGGAAATTGAGAATTTTAAATTATTGAAATCATCAGCTGAGCGGGACGCTCTCTTTGTCCATGCCACACCAAAAGACCCTGAGAACTGGGAATACCTGATGTCCATAAACGATGCCCGCATTAACTTTGAGCATTTTGAGCAGAGATTCTGCTTTATAGGCCACAGCCACATGCCAATTATGGTCAGTGTTGATACTGAAAGCGGAAAGGTAATCACAGACAAGCAACGGATTGAGTTAGAGGCGGATTGCCGATACATTATCAATGTGGGAAGTGTTGGCCAGCCCCGCGACAACGACCCCAGAGCTGCATACGCTGTAGTGGATGATGATACAGCAGAGATTGTGCGCGTAGAGTACGATATAAGAAAAACTCAGTCAGAAATGGAATCAGTGGGCCTTCCTGCCAGACTCATTGACAGGCTTGAGTATGGCTATTAA
- a CDS encoding GNAT family N-acetyltransferase, which produces MDKIDFSFANTYDEEEIKKLLSDSDLPFEDITFHLKNFIMAKKDGELIGIIGLEIYGISALLRSLAVKRKFQGMAVAHQLYTKILTHAQMCGVTNLYLLTKTAVGFFTKLGFIETQRKDVPKEIYETEQFKCLKCMTAICLTKQIN; this is translated from the coding sequence ATGGATAAAATAGATTTTTCCTTTGCAAATACCTACGATGAGGAGGAAATCAAAAAGCTTTTGTCTGATTCCGATTTACCATTTGAAGACATAACCTTTCATTTGAAAAATTTCATAATGGCAAAAAAGGATGGTGAGCTAATAGGAATAATCGGCCTTGAAATATATGGTATATCTGCTTTATTGCGTTCCCTTGCCGTAAAAAGAAAGTTTCAGGGCATGGCAGTAGCCCATCAACTATATACAAAGATTTTAACCCATGCCCAGATGTGCGGAGTCACAAATTTATACTTGTTAACAAAAACTGCAGTTGGATTTTTTACTAAATTAGGATTTATTGAAACACAACGAAAAGACGTTCCTAAAGAAATCTACGAAACTGAGCAATTTAAATGCCTTAAATGTATGACCGCAATTTGTTTAACTAAACAAATAAACTAA
- the trxA gene encoding thioredoxin, translating to MVKSAFIRCKSCGVVNKIPSNRFNDKPNCGKCKSPLIIPEKPVDINSSNFDEEVLRWPGLVVLDFWAVWCGACRIVAPVLDELAVSARGFVKVAKIDVDKHPDLGKRFAIKATPTLILFRDGVKINQIEGALSKDQLDQWIASSVKK from the coding sequence ATGGTTAAAAGTGCTTTCATAAGATGTAAATCCTGCGGTGTCGTTAATAAAATACCGTCAAACAGATTTAACGATAAGCCAAATTGTGGCAAATGTAAATCACCTCTGATTATACCGGAGAAACCTGTGGATATAAATAGCTCTAATTTTGACGAGGAGGTGTTACGATGGCCTGGTTTAGTGGTTTTGGATTTCTGGGCTGTCTGGTGTGGGGCATGCAGAATTGTAGCTCCGGTTTTGGATGAGCTGGCTGTGAGTGCCAGAGGATTTGTGAAAGTTGCAAAGATAGATGTGGATAAGCACCCTGACCTTGGAAAGCGGTTTGCTATAAAAGCTACTCCAACACTTATACTGTTTAGAGATGGAGTTAAAATCAATCAGATAGAGGGTGCACTGTCTAAAGATCAACTTGACCAATGGATAGCATCATCTGTAAAAAAATAA
- a CDS encoding HDOD domain-containing protein, producing MEDSQKQMFEMVESMPAFPKSVHRIIELTSNINSNPKELVEVIEHDPVLILNILKLVNSASFGLSQKITSINHAVVYIGLNTVKNLALITSTLGVLPRRNHAGFDIDKFLLHCLSVATISKLLAKRSGVADNVIFDYFLAGMLHDIGKIVFAQYLPDKFKLALAMAKEEKVTLYNAEQKVIGYDHAYIGSMLAEKWKLPSSLVDCISRHHSVTEEESKGSEFIDYVFLANQITKQLGIGFAGEILLDTIPKRIFDRFGTDLPAIITSFENLDSEIEKAQLFIKT from the coding sequence ATGGAAGATAGCCAAAAACAGATGTTTGAAATGGTGGAAAGCATGCCAGCTTTCCCAAAGAGCGTTCATAGGATTATAGAATTAACCTCAAATATAAACAGTAATCCTAAAGAACTTGTAGAGGTTATAGAACATGACCCTGTATTGATACTCAATATTCTTAAGCTTGTAAACTCTGCAAGCTTCGGACTTTCTCAAAAAATCACATCTATAAACCATGCCGTTGTCTATATAGGGCTAAATACGGTAAAAAATCTTGCTCTCATCACATCTACTTTGGGGGTTTTACCTCGCAGGAACCATGCTGGTTTTGATATTGATAAGTTTCTCTTGCACTGTTTATCGGTAGCTACAATAAGCAAACTTCTTGCCAAAAGATCCGGGGTTGCAGACAATGTAATTTTTGATTATTTTTTGGCAGGCATGCTGCATGATATTGGCAAAATTGTTTTTGCTCAATATCTTCCGGATAAGTTTAAGCTGGCTTTGGCCATGGCAAAGGAGGAGAAAGTTACTCTTTATAATGCTGAACAAAAGGTAATTGGCTATGACCATGCTTATATAGGTTCGATGCTTGCCGAAAAATGGAAACTTCCCTCCTCACTGGTCGATTGCATAAGCCGGCACCACAGTGTTACAGAGGAGGAGTCAAAGGGGTCAGAGTTTATAGACTATGTGTTTTTAGCCAATCAGATAACTAAACAACTTGGTATAGGTTTTGCCGGAGAGATTTTACTGGATACAATTCCAAAAAGAATTTTTGATCGTTTTGGCACTGATTTGCCGGCTATTATCACCTCTTTCGAAAATTTAGACAGCGAAATAGAAAAAGCTCAGTTATTTATAAAAACATAA
- the lepB gene encoding signal peptidase I, which yields MKKEKTIYREYIEALVTALVLALIIRTFVVQAFKIPSGSMIPTLQIGDHILVNKFIYGVQIPFTDKKIFIFHHPERGDVVVFKFPQDPSRDFIKRVIAIGGDTVEVINREVYVNKKKLVEPYIQHTESMNTSDMVPRDVMAPVTVPINKIFVMGDNRDHSYDSRFWGFVDLSVVRGEALFIYWSWDKENTSVRFRRIGRAIK from the coding sequence GTGAAAAAAGAAAAAACCATTTACAGAGAGTACATAGAGGCACTTGTAACAGCCCTTGTCCTTGCCCTTATTATAAGGACATTTGTTGTGCAGGCATTTAAAATTCCCTCAGGGTCTATGATTCCCACTCTTCAGATAGGCGACCATATTTTGGTAAATAAGTTTATATATGGAGTACAGATACCGTTTACCGATAAAAAGATATTTATCTTCCATCATCCGGAGCGGGGTGATGTTGTCGTGTTTAAGTTTCCACAGGACCCGTCACGGGACTTCATAAAGCGGGTGATAGCAATAGGCGGAGATACGGTAGAGGTCATAAACCGGGAGGTATATGTAAACAAGAAAAAACTCGTTGAACCATATATCCAGCACACCGAAAGTATGAACACAAGTGATATGGTACCGCGGGACGTTATGGCTCCGGTGACAGTGCCGATAAACAAAATATTTGTCATGGGCGACAATCGCGACCACAGCTACGACAGCCGTTTCTGGGGCTTTGTTGACCTAAGCGTAGTGCGCGGAGAGGCTTTGTTTATCTACTGGTCATGGGATAAGGAAAACACGTCTGTCAGATTTCGCAGAATTGGGAGGGCAATTAAATGA
- a CDS encoding MBL fold metallo-hydrolase — MKIRFWGVRGSIASPGPKTVKYGGNTSCIEVETDEGDHIVLDAGTGIAPLSLTFLAKLPLTCSIFITHTHWDHIQGLPFFVPIFIPNNKIDIYGAFDPISHKSVREIMSAQMEYCFFPVREAELKAEINYHTLIEKQTVTVGSAKITNILMNHPVLSYGYRIESNGKAMFFTGDHEPLYNIYEPGDDYYTEYENLISHKNAQMYDIIRGVDVLIADAAYTDDEYKIKRGWGHGTISSTIAMAKAAEVKSLYLTHYEPTRGDDNLEQLYQDALTQYPLSSGTPPFFLAREGHEIIL; from the coding sequence ATGAAGATACGGTTTTGGGGTGTTAGAGGTTCAATTGCTTCACCAGGGCCTAAAACAGTTAAATACGGCGGCAATACAAGTTGTATTGAGGTGGAAACAGACGAGGGTGACCATATCGTATTAGATGCCGGAACAGGCATTGCCCCGCTGTCATTAACATTTTTAGCTAAACTTCCATTGACTTGTTCGATTTTCATTACCCATACACATTGGGATCATATTCAGGGGCTTCCTTTTTTTGTACCGATTTTTATACCAAATAATAAAATAGATATATATGGGGCATTCGATCCTATATCTCATAAGTCTGTAAGAGAAATAATGTCAGCTCAGATGGAATATTGTTTCTTTCCAGTTCGTGAAGCAGAACTTAAAGCAGAAATCAATTATCATACGTTAATAGAAAAACAAACCGTTACGGTAGGCTCTGCTAAAATAACAAACATTCTGATGAATCATCCGGTTCTTAGCTATGGCTACAGAATAGAAAGTAATGGTAAAGCCATGTTTTTTACAGGTGATCACGAGCCTCTCTACAATATTTATGAGCCGGGGGACGATTACTATACAGAATACGAAAATCTCATATCCCATAAAAACGCGCAGATGTATGACATCATCCGTGGAGTGGACGTTTTGATAGCCGACGCTGCATATACCGATGATGAATACAAAATAAAAAGAGGCTGGGGACATGGCACCATCTCAAGCACCATAGCTATGGCTAAGGCGGCAGAGGTTAAGAGCCTGTACCTGACACATTACGAACCAACTCGAGGTGACGACAATCTGGAGCAATTGTATCAAGATGCACTTACTCAATATCCATTATCCTCCGGTACCCCACCGTTTTTCCTGGCCCGTGAGGGTCATGAAATCATACTATAG
- the nusB gene encoding transcription antitermination factor NusB has translation MTRRQAREYVLQSLFQHEFTGAAPDRGELLNFMKDNPPAKEILEFIDDLLNGTIEHMAELDALIQRACKHWELNRLAAIDRNIMRFAAYEIIFRGDIPNAVSINEAVDIAKRFSTEESFSFINGVLDKIAHQKDEKVPDKRAVKKPSGAVNKRAVKEHRA, from the coding sequence ATGACACGGCGACAAGCAAGGGAATATGTGCTACAGTCGCTTTTTCAGCATGAGTTTACAGGGGCTGCTCCAGACAGAGGAGAGTTGCTTAATTTTATGAAAGACAACCCTCCGGCAAAAGAAATACTTGAGTTCATTGACGATTTGCTAAATGGCACTATAGAGCACATGGCAGAGCTTGATGCACTTATCCAAAGAGCGTGCAAGCACTGGGAATTAAACCGCCTTGCCGCTATTGACAGAAATATTATGAGATTTGCGGCTTATGAGATTATTTTCAGAGGCGACATCCCTAACGCTGTCTCGATAAACGAGGCGGTTGACATAGCAAAGCGGTTTTCTACAGAGGAGTCGTTTTCGTTTATTAACGGGGTGCTGGATAAAATCGCTCATCAGAAGGATGAAAAGGTGCCGGACAAAAGGGCTGTTAAAAAGCCCTCCGGAGCTGTGAATAAAAGGGCCGTCAAAGAACACCGTGCTTAA
- the lepA gene encoding elongation factor 4, translated as MAQKNIRNFSIIAHIDHGKSTLADRFLELTGALAKKDITKQVLDSMDLEKERGITIKAHAVRLAYEGADGVTYVLNLIDTPGHVDFSYEVSRSLASCEGAVLVVDATQGVEAQTLANTYLALEHNLEIIPVINKIDLPQAEPQRIIQQIEDIIGLDCSEAIEASAKSGIGVNKILEAIVHKIPPPKGDATAPLRALIFDSWFDNYKGVIVMVRVFDGSIRPGMVITMMSTAKTFEITDVGVFTPRLQLMPELKCGEVGFISAAIRNVEDTKIGDTITNALNSAKEPLSGYKEIKPMVFCGIYPTETNDYEALRDALFKLRLNDASFSFDPETSTALGFGFRCGFLGLLHMDIIKERLEREFNLSLINTAPTVVYRITIKGDTVVYVDNPTLLPEHYDKLEEPYILATIFVPERFVGNVLDLCREKRGVQKEFIFYGKDRVKVVYELPMNEILWDFYDKLKSISKGYASMDYEFIGFKESELVKLDILINGTALDALSTIIHKEKSYYKGRQIVENLRAVVPRQMYEVAIQAAIGGKIIARESVKALRKDVIAKCYGGDITRKRKLLEKQKEGKKRMKQFGKVEIPQEAFLAVMRVGK; from the coding sequence ATGGCACAGAAAAACATAAGAAACTTCTCCATAATAGCCCACATAGACCACGGTAAGTCAACGCTTGCAGACAGGTTTTTGGAACTAACCGGAGCGCTGGCTAAAAAGGACATTACAAAGCAGGTGCTGGACTCTATGGACCTTGAAAAGGAACGGGGTATCACCATCAAAGCGCATGCCGTAAGGCTTGCCTATGAAGGTGCTGATGGGGTTACGTATGTGCTTAACCTTATAGACACTCCAGGACACGTGGATTTTTCCTATGAGGTATCAAGAAGCCTTGCCTCGTGCGAGGGCGCAGTGCTGGTGGTGGATGCCACCCAGGGAGTTGAGGCACAGACCCTTGCCAACACCTACCTTGCCCTTGAGCATAATCTTGAGATAATTCCTGTCATCAATAAGATAGACCTTCCTCAGGCAGAGCCCCAGCGAATCATTCAACAGATAGAGGACATAATCGGACTGGACTGCTCAGAGGCTATAGAGGCATCGGCTAAAAGCGGCATCGGGGTTAATAAAATCCTTGAAGCTATTGTGCATAAAATTCCTCCCCCGAAGGGCGATGCCACAGCTCCGCTTAGGGCGTTAATTTTTGACTCATGGTTTGACAACTATAAGGGCGTGATAGTTATGGTCAGGGTGTTTGACGGCTCTATCAGACCCGGTATGGTAATAACGATGATGTCAACCGCTAAAACATTTGAGATAACCGATGTCGGAGTATTTACCCCAAGGCTTCAGTTGATGCCTGAGCTAAAGTGTGGCGAGGTTGGTTTTATCTCAGCAGCTATCAGAAACGTTGAAGACACTAAAATTGGAGATACAATAACCAATGCCCTTAACTCCGCTAAGGAGCCGCTATCGGGCTACAAAGAAATAAAACCCATGGTTTTTTGCGGCATTTACCCCACAGAGACTAACGACTACGAGGCACTGCGCGATGCTCTGTTTAAACTCAGGCTAAATGACGCATCGTTTTCTTTTGATCCTGAGACTTCAACTGCCCTTGGATTTGGCTTTAGGTGCGGCTTTCTTGGCCTTCTGCACATGGACATCATAAAAGAGCGTCTTGAAAGGGAGTTTAATCTCTCCTTGATAAACACGGCTCCCACCGTTGTCTATAGAATCACCATAAAAGGTGACACGGTTGTGTATGTGGATAATCCGACACTGCTTCCAGAGCACTACGATAAACTGGAGGAACCCTACATACTTGCCACCATATTTGTCCCTGAGCGGTTTGTCGGTAACGTGCTGGATCTGTGCCGCGAAAAGCGGGGGGTTCAGAAGGAATTTATATTTTATGGCAAAGACCGTGTAAAGGTTGTCTATGAGCTTCCTATGAACGAAATACTTTGGGATTTTTATGATAAACTAAAATCCATATCCAAGGGGTATGCCTCGATGGATTACGAATTTATTGGTTTTAAGGAGTCCGAGCTGGTAAAACTTGATATTTTAATAAACGGGACAGCCCTTGATGCGCTCTCAACGATAATCCACAAAGAAAAGTCGTACTACAAGGGGAGACAAATCGTGGAAAACCTAAGAGCAGTGGTTCCCAGACAGATGTACGAGGTCGCTATTCAGGCAGCTATAGGCGGAAAAATAATCGCCCGCGAGTCGGTAAAGGCTCTGAGAAAAGACGTCATAGCCAAGTGCTATGGGGGTGATATTACGAGAAAGAGAAAACTTCTTGAAAAACAAAAGGAGGGCAAAAAGAGGATGAAACAGTTTGGCAAGGTGGAAATTCCTCAGGAGGCGTTCCTTGCCGTTATGAGGGTAGGCAAGTGA